One Cyclopterus lumpus isolate fCycLum1 chromosome 7, fCycLum1.pri, whole genome shotgun sequence DNA window includes the following coding sequences:
- the LOC117733550 gene encoding protein-serine O-palmitoleoyltransferase porcupine-like isoform X1 yields MHLLLDAIRHKTPRRRRRRRRRRRRRNRSCRMDMSSRLLVLQQLAESCGASTVQQGFQQVWRLLLLCLLCRLCFRLGGVSTVKHVVSALTGVYGLFLFFELHMMWVLLLSALCYLVLLLSKHSSSRGLFLSMVILIYLLVGELHLIDMVTWHKIRGSQMVVAMKAISLAFDLDRRTVGSLPSPAEFLGYVLFVGTVVFGPWISFSTYKNSIEGKKMSWLWLRSSSLSLLKSQLCLLVSTCIAPYLFPLFIPIYGNAVTQKWLHAYENAVSFHFSNYFVGHISEGTSMLAGAGSTEEKDNILWDMSVVKPLSVELPRSMVLVVTSWNIPMSQWLKTYAFKNAMKLGTFPAILVTYTASALLHGLSFHLGAVLLSLGFITYVEHVLRKKLASIFSACILSRPCTFDCSHQHKKEYWVMLLNLVFSFLAIFHLTYLGSMFDPGVDEQEVEEGYAALHTIQRWSELNWASHWVVFACWVFYRLIQ; encoded by the exons atgcaccttttgttggatgccatccgccataaaaccccaagaagaagaagaagaagacgaagaagacgacgacgacggaaCAGAAG cTGCAGGATGGACATGTCCAGTAGACTGTTGGTGTTGCAGCAGCTGGCTGAGAGCTGTGGTGCCAGTACAGTCCAGCAGGGTTTCCAGCAGGTctggaggctgctgctgctctgcctGCTCTGCCGACTCTGCTTCAGACTGG GAGGCGTGTCCACTGTGAAGCATGTAGTGTCTGCGTTGACTGGGGTCTACGGCCTCTTCCTGTTCTTTGAGCTGCACATGATGTGGGTGCTGTTGCTCAGTGCACTCTGTTACCTCGTTCTGCTCCTTAGCAAACACTCCAGCAGCAGAGGCCTCTTCCTCTCGATGGTCATCCTCATCTACCTCCTTGTTGG AGAGTTGCATTTGATTGACATGGTGACCTGGCATAAAATAAGAG GCTCTCAGATGGTGGTGGCCATGAAGGCCATCTCTCTGGCCTTTGACCTGGACAGAAGAACAGTGGGCAGCCTGCCCTCCCCAGCTGAGTTCCTGGGTTATGTTCTCTTTGTTGGCACTGTTGTCTTTGGCCCTTGGATCAGCTTCTCAACTTATAAGAACTCCATTGAGGGCAAAAAAATG AGCTGGCTGTGGCTGCGGAGCTCCTCCCTCAGCCTGCTGAAGAGTCAGCTCTGTCTGCTGGTCTCCACCTGCATCGCCCCTTACCTCTTCCCTTTGTTCATCCCCATATATGGAAACGCAGTCACACAGAA GTGGCTGCATGCTTATGAGAATGCAGTGTCCTTCCACTTCAGTAACTACTTTGTGGGCCACATCAGTGAAGGTACCAGCATGCTGGCCGGTGCAGGCTCCACTGAAGAGAAGGACAACATCCTGTG GGATATGAGTGTAGTGAAGCCTCTCAGTGTGGAACTGCCTCGCTCCATGGTGTTGGTGGTGACGTCCTGGAACATCCCCATGTCCCAATGGCTGAAAACCT ATGCCTTTAAAAACGCCATGAAACTGGGGACCTTTCCAGCCATCCTGGTCACATACACAGCCAGCGCCTTACTGCAC GGTCTGAGCTTTCACCTGGGAGCGGTTCTGCTCTCTTTGGGCTTCATCACATATGTTGAACACG TTCTGAGAAAGAAGCTTGCATCCATCTTCAGTGCCTGTATCCTGTCCAGGCCCTGCACATTTGACTGCAGCCATCAGCACAAGAAG GAGTATTGGGTGATGTTGCTGAACCTGGTTTTCAGTTTCCTGGCCATCTTCCACCTCACCTACCTGGGCTCCATGTTTGATCCTGGAGTtgatgaacaggaagtagaggag GGTTACGCAGCCCTCCACACCATCCAGAGGTGGTCTGAACTGAACTGGGCGAGCCACTGGGTTGTGTTTGCCTGCTGGGTCTTCTACCGCTTAATTCAGTGA
- the LOC117733550 gene encoding protein-serine O-palmitoleoyltransferase porcupine-like isoform X3, whose amino-acid sequence MDMSSRLLVLQQLAESCGASTVQQGFQQVWRLLLLCLLCRLCFRLGGVSTVKHVVSALTGVYGLFLFFELHMMWVLLLSALCYLVLLLSKHSSSRGLFLSMVILIYLLVGELHLIDMVTWHKIRGSQMVVAMKAISLAFDLDRRTVGSLPSPAEFLGYVLFVGTVVFGPWISFSTYKNSIEGKKMSWLWLRSSSLSLLKSQLCLLVSTCIAPYLFPLFIPIYGNAVTQKWLHAYENAVSFHFSNYFVGHISEGTSMLAGAGSTEEKDNILWDMSVVKPLSVELPRSMVLVVTSWNIPMSQWLKTYAFKNAMKLGTFPAILVTYTASALLHGLSFHLGAVLLSLGFITYVEHVLRKKLASIFSACILSRPCTFDCSHQHKKEYWVMLLNLVFSFLAIFHLTYLGSMFDPGVDEQEVEEGYAALHTIQRWSELNWASHWVVFACWVFYRLIQ is encoded by the exons ATGGACATGTCCAGTAGACTGTTGGTGTTGCAGCAGCTGGCTGAGAGCTGTGGTGCCAGTACAGTCCAGCAGGGTTTCCAGCAGGTctggaggctgctgctgctctgcctGCTCTGCCGACTCTGCTTCAGACTGG GAGGCGTGTCCACTGTGAAGCATGTAGTGTCTGCGTTGACTGGGGTCTACGGCCTCTTCCTGTTCTTTGAGCTGCACATGATGTGGGTGCTGTTGCTCAGTGCACTCTGTTACCTCGTTCTGCTCCTTAGCAAACACTCCAGCAGCAGAGGCCTCTTCCTCTCGATGGTCATCCTCATCTACCTCCTTGTTGG AGAGTTGCATTTGATTGACATGGTGACCTGGCATAAAATAAGAG GCTCTCAGATGGTGGTGGCCATGAAGGCCATCTCTCTGGCCTTTGACCTGGACAGAAGAACAGTGGGCAGCCTGCCCTCCCCAGCTGAGTTCCTGGGTTATGTTCTCTTTGTTGGCACTGTTGTCTTTGGCCCTTGGATCAGCTTCTCAACTTATAAGAACTCCATTGAGGGCAAAAAAATG AGCTGGCTGTGGCTGCGGAGCTCCTCCCTCAGCCTGCTGAAGAGTCAGCTCTGTCTGCTGGTCTCCACCTGCATCGCCCCTTACCTCTTCCCTTTGTTCATCCCCATATATGGAAACGCAGTCACACAGAA GTGGCTGCATGCTTATGAGAATGCAGTGTCCTTCCACTTCAGTAACTACTTTGTGGGCCACATCAGTGAAGGTACCAGCATGCTGGCCGGTGCAGGCTCCACTGAAGAGAAGGACAACATCCTGTG GGATATGAGTGTAGTGAAGCCTCTCAGTGTGGAACTGCCTCGCTCCATGGTGTTGGTGGTGACGTCCTGGAACATCCCCATGTCCCAATGGCTGAAAACCT ATGCCTTTAAAAACGCCATGAAACTGGGGACCTTTCCAGCCATCCTGGTCACATACACAGCCAGCGCCTTACTGCAC GGTCTGAGCTTTCACCTGGGAGCGGTTCTGCTCTCTTTGGGCTTCATCACATATGTTGAACACG TTCTGAGAAAGAAGCTTGCATCCATCTTCAGTGCCTGTATCCTGTCCAGGCCCTGCACATTTGACTGCAGCCATCAGCACAAGAAG GAGTATTGGGTGATGTTGCTGAACCTGGTTTTCAGTTTCCTGGCCATCTTCCACCTCACCTACCTGGGCTCCATGTTTGATCCTGGAGTtgatgaacaggaagtagaggag GGTTACGCAGCCCTCCACACCATCCAGAGGTGGTCTGAACTGAACTGGGCGAGCCACTGGGTTGTGTTTGCCTGCTGGGTCTTCTACCGCTTAATTCAGTGA
- the LOC117733550 gene encoding protein-serine O-palmitoleoyltransferase porcupine-like isoform X2: MHLLLDAIRHKTPRRRRRRRRRRRRRNRRMDMSSRLLVLQQLAESCGASTVQQGFQQVWRLLLLCLLCRLCFRLGGVSTVKHVVSALTGVYGLFLFFELHMMWVLLLSALCYLVLLLSKHSSSRGLFLSMVILIYLLVGELHLIDMVTWHKIRGSQMVVAMKAISLAFDLDRRTVGSLPSPAEFLGYVLFVGTVVFGPWISFSTYKNSIEGKKMSWLWLRSSSLSLLKSQLCLLVSTCIAPYLFPLFIPIYGNAVTQKWLHAYENAVSFHFSNYFVGHISEGTSMLAGAGSTEEKDNILWDMSVVKPLSVELPRSMVLVVTSWNIPMSQWLKTYAFKNAMKLGTFPAILVTYTASALLHGLSFHLGAVLLSLGFITYVEHVLRKKLASIFSACILSRPCTFDCSHQHKKEYWVMLLNLVFSFLAIFHLTYLGSMFDPGVDEQEVEEGYAALHTIQRWSELNWASHWVVFACWVFYRLIQ, encoded by the exons atgcaccttttgttggatgccatccgccataaaaccccaagaagaagaagaagaagacgaagaagacgacgacgacggaaCAGAAG GATGGACATGTCCAGTAGACTGTTGGTGTTGCAGCAGCTGGCTGAGAGCTGTGGTGCCAGTACAGTCCAGCAGGGTTTCCAGCAGGTctggaggctgctgctgctctgcctGCTCTGCCGACTCTGCTTCAGACTGG GAGGCGTGTCCACTGTGAAGCATGTAGTGTCTGCGTTGACTGGGGTCTACGGCCTCTTCCTGTTCTTTGAGCTGCACATGATGTGGGTGCTGTTGCTCAGTGCACTCTGTTACCTCGTTCTGCTCCTTAGCAAACACTCCAGCAGCAGAGGCCTCTTCCTCTCGATGGTCATCCTCATCTACCTCCTTGTTGG AGAGTTGCATTTGATTGACATGGTGACCTGGCATAAAATAAGAG GCTCTCAGATGGTGGTGGCCATGAAGGCCATCTCTCTGGCCTTTGACCTGGACAGAAGAACAGTGGGCAGCCTGCCCTCCCCAGCTGAGTTCCTGGGTTATGTTCTCTTTGTTGGCACTGTTGTCTTTGGCCCTTGGATCAGCTTCTCAACTTATAAGAACTCCATTGAGGGCAAAAAAATG AGCTGGCTGTGGCTGCGGAGCTCCTCCCTCAGCCTGCTGAAGAGTCAGCTCTGTCTGCTGGTCTCCACCTGCATCGCCCCTTACCTCTTCCCTTTGTTCATCCCCATATATGGAAACGCAGTCACACAGAA GTGGCTGCATGCTTATGAGAATGCAGTGTCCTTCCACTTCAGTAACTACTTTGTGGGCCACATCAGTGAAGGTACCAGCATGCTGGCCGGTGCAGGCTCCACTGAAGAGAAGGACAACATCCTGTG GGATATGAGTGTAGTGAAGCCTCTCAGTGTGGAACTGCCTCGCTCCATGGTGTTGGTGGTGACGTCCTGGAACATCCCCATGTCCCAATGGCTGAAAACCT ATGCCTTTAAAAACGCCATGAAACTGGGGACCTTTCCAGCCATCCTGGTCACATACACAGCCAGCGCCTTACTGCAC GGTCTGAGCTTTCACCTGGGAGCGGTTCTGCTCTCTTTGGGCTTCATCACATATGTTGAACACG TTCTGAGAAAGAAGCTTGCATCCATCTTCAGTGCCTGTATCCTGTCCAGGCCCTGCACATTTGACTGCAGCCATCAGCACAAGAAG GAGTATTGGGTGATGTTGCTGAACCTGGTTTTCAGTTTCCTGGCCATCTTCCACCTCACCTACCTGGGCTCCATGTTTGATCCTGGAGTtgatgaacaggaagtagaggag GGTTACGCAGCCCTCCACACCATCCAGAGGTGGTCTGAACTGAACTGGGCGAGCCACTGGGTTGTGTTTGCCTGCTGGGTCTTCTACCGCTTAATTCAGTGA